One part of the Glycine max cultivar Williams 82 chromosome 14, Glycine_max_v4.0, whole genome shotgun sequence genome encodes these proteins:
- the LOC100798216 gene encoding cyclin-A1-4 isoform X2, with translation MSSTTQNRRSSFTSSTASSLAKAKRLPSSVSLWSSSGKAKRVTTQNVAVKRAPLANLTNQRNASSSSSSSLVQGGSIKVSKTKKEAPARTSITKSTISWNKLPELKSVNSSSVVIPRANSLPRRKDAAPTVASFAVPVHSSIDVSPSKIDGRDVSDVHSIQREITSNLNISDTKEPEGDVCSREIIVELEERVDKIVNIDNIYSDTQLCATYVCDIYKHLRESEEKKRASPDFMDRIQKDINVGMRAILVDWLVEVAEEYRLVPETLYLTVNYLDRYLSGNAMNRQRLQLLGVSCMMIASKYEEICAPQVEEFCYITDNTYLKEEVLQMESAVLNYLKFEMTAPTVKCFLRRFVRAAAHDVQEIPSLQLEYLTNFIAELSLLEYSMLSYPPSLIAASVIFLARFILFPSKKPWNSTLQHYTLYRPSDLCACVKDLHRLCCSSHDSNLPAIRDKYSQHKYKCVAKKHIPPSIPREVFQIN, from the exons ATGTCGTCGACGACGCAGAATCGTCGTTCGTCCTTTACTTCCTCGACAGCGTCGTCTTTGGCAAAAGCGAAACGACTTCCATCTTCGGTGTCGTTGTGGTCGTCGTCGGGGAAGGCGAAGAGGGTTACTACTCAGAACGTGGCTGTGAAGAGAGCGCCTCTCGCCAACCTCACCAATCAGAGGAAcgcgtcttcttcttcttcttcttctttg GTGCAAGGTGGTTCAATTAAAGTTTCCAAGACCAAGAAAGAGGCTCCTGCAAGAACCAGCATCACAAAATCAACAATTTCTTGGAACAAATTACCCGAGTTAAAATCTGTTAACTCAAGCTCAGTTGTTATTCCAAGGGCTAATTCTTTACCACGAAGGAAGGATGCTGCTCCCACAGTTGCCTCATTCGCCGTGCCTGTCCATAGCAGTATCGATGTTTCTCCTAGTAAAATAGATGGAAG GGATGTTTCAGATGTTCATTCAATTCAGAGAGAGATAACAAGCAATTTAAACATTTCTGATACCAAAGAGCCAGAAG GAGACGTATGTAGTAGGGAAATAATTGTTGAGTTGGAAGAAAGAGTGGACAAGATTGTCAATATTGACAATATTTACTCCGATACGCAGCTTTGTGCAACCTATGTTTGTGACATCTACAAGCACCTACGTGAATCTGAG gaaaagaaaaggGCTTCCCCTGACTTCATGGACAGAATTCAGAAGGACATAAATGTTGGCATGCGTGCTATATTGGTTGACTGGCTTGTTGAG GTGGCTGAGGAGTATCGTCTTGTACCTGAAACATTGTATTTGACAGTGAACTACTTAGATCGGTATCTTTCAGGGAATGCTATGAATAGGCAAAGGTTACAACTACTTGGTGTTTCATGCATGATGATTGCCTC TAAATATGAGGAGATTTGTGCTCCTCAGGTGGAAGAATTTTGTTATATAACCGACAATACTTACTTAAAAGAAGAG GTTTTGCAAATGGAATCTGCTGTCTTGAATTATCTTAAGTTCGAAATGACAGCTCCAACAGTTAAATGTTTCTTAAG ACGATTTGTTCGTGCAGCTGCTCATGATGTCCAGGAG ATCCCTTCACTTCAACTGGAGTACCTAACCAACTTTATTGCCGAATTATCTCTCTTGGAGTACAGTATGTTGAGTTATCCTCCATCACTGATAGCTGCTTCTGTAATTTTCCTTGCCAGATTTATACTTTTCCCTTCAAAGAAACCATGG AATTCTACATTGCAGCATTACACGCTCTACCGGCCTTCTGACTTGTGTGCATGTGTAAAAGATCTCCATCGTCTTTGTTGCAGCAGCCATGATTCTAATTTACCTGCAATCAGAGATAAATACAGTCAGCATAAG TACAAATGTGTAGCCAAGAAGCACATCCCTCCTTCAATACCTCGAGAAGTTTTCCAGATCAACTGA
- the LOC100798216 gene encoding cyclin-A1-4 isoform X1: MSSTTQNRRSSFTSSTASSLAKAKRLPSSVSLWSSSGKAKRVTTQNVAVKRAPLANLTNQRNASSSSSSSLVQGGSIKVSKTKKEAPARTSITKSTISWNKLPELKSVNSSSVVIPRANSLPRRKDAAPTVASFAVPVHSSIDVSPSKIDGRSVSMDETMSCDSIESPDEVEYMDNRDVSDVHSIQREITSNLNISDTKEPEGDVCSREIIVELEERVDKIVNIDNIYSDTQLCATYVCDIYKHLRESEEKKRASPDFMDRIQKDINVGMRAILVDWLVEVAEEYRLVPETLYLTVNYLDRYLSGNAMNRQRLQLLGVSCMMIASKYEEICAPQVEEFCYITDNTYLKEEVLQMESAVLNYLKFEMTAPTVKCFLRRFVRAAAHDVQEIPSLQLEYLTNFIAELSLLEYSMLSYPPSLIAASVIFLARFILFPSKKPWNSTLQHYTLYRPSDLCACVKDLHRLCCSSHDSNLPAIRDKYSQHKYKCVAKKHIPPSIPREVFQIN; this comes from the exons ATGTCGTCGACGACGCAGAATCGTCGTTCGTCCTTTACTTCCTCGACAGCGTCGTCTTTGGCAAAAGCGAAACGACTTCCATCTTCGGTGTCGTTGTGGTCGTCGTCGGGGAAGGCGAAGAGGGTTACTACTCAGAACGTGGCTGTGAAGAGAGCGCCTCTCGCCAACCTCACCAATCAGAGGAAcgcgtcttcttcttcttcttcttctttg GTGCAAGGTGGTTCAATTAAAGTTTCCAAGACCAAGAAAGAGGCTCCTGCAAGAACCAGCATCACAAAATCAACAATTTCTTGGAACAAATTACCCGAGTTAAAATCTGTTAACTCAAGCTCAGTTGTTATTCCAAGGGCTAATTCTTTACCACGAAGGAAGGATGCTGCTCCCACAGTTGCCTCATTCGCCGTGCCTGTCCATAGCAGTATCGATGTTTCTCCTAGTAAAATAGATGGAAGGTCCGTTTCTATGGATGAGACAATGTCTTGTGATTCTATCGAGAGTCCTGATGAAGTTGAATATATGGATAACAGGGATGTTTCAGATGTTCATTCAATTCAGAGAGAGATAACAAGCAATTTAAACATTTCTGATACCAAAGAGCCAGAAG GAGACGTATGTAGTAGGGAAATAATTGTTGAGTTGGAAGAAAGAGTGGACAAGATTGTCAATATTGACAATATTTACTCCGATACGCAGCTTTGTGCAACCTATGTTTGTGACATCTACAAGCACCTACGTGAATCTGAG gaaaagaaaaggGCTTCCCCTGACTTCATGGACAGAATTCAGAAGGACATAAATGTTGGCATGCGTGCTATATTGGTTGACTGGCTTGTTGAG GTGGCTGAGGAGTATCGTCTTGTACCTGAAACATTGTATTTGACAGTGAACTACTTAGATCGGTATCTTTCAGGGAATGCTATGAATAGGCAAAGGTTACAACTACTTGGTGTTTCATGCATGATGATTGCCTC TAAATATGAGGAGATTTGTGCTCCTCAGGTGGAAGAATTTTGTTATATAACCGACAATACTTACTTAAAAGAAGAG GTTTTGCAAATGGAATCTGCTGTCTTGAATTATCTTAAGTTCGAAATGACAGCTCCAACAGTTAAATGTTTCTTAAG ACGATTTGTTCGTGCAGCTGCTCATGATGTCCAGGAG ATCCCTTCACTTCAACTGGAGTACCTAACCAACTTTATTGCCGAATTATCTCTCTTGGAGTACAGTATGTTGAGTTATCCTCCATCACTGATAGCTGCTTCTGTAATTTTCCTTGCCAGATTTATACTTTTCCCTTCAAAGAAACCATGG AATTCTACATTGCAGCATTACACGCTCTACCGGCCTTCTGACTTGTGTGCATGTGTAAAAGATCTCCATCGTCTTTGTTGCAGCAGCCATGATTCTAATTTACCTGCAATCAGAGATAAATACAGTCAGCATAAG TACAAATGTGTAGCCAAGAAGCACATCCCTCCTTCAATACCTCGAGAAGTTTTCCAGATCAACTGA